The genomic region AAGGCGCGCGACTTGCCGTCGACCATCTGGTGGGGTTGTCGAGACGGACCATCATCCACATCACCGGTCCCGAGGATTATCTGGCGGCCCGGCTACGCGCCAGATCCTACCGGGATAGCTATGGCGCGGGGGCGGAAGTGCTGTTCGGCGACTGGACGGAGGAGTGGGGGCACGCGGCGATCGACATGATCTTCGAGCGAGACGCGACGCCCGATGCGATCTTTTGTGGCAACGACCAGATCGCCCGCGGGGTGATCGATGCCTTGCGCGACCGCGGGGTGCGTGTTCCCCAGGACGTCGCGGTCGTTGGCTTCGACAATTGGGAGGTCATTGCCGAGCAGACGCGGCCGGCCCTGACGACGATCGACATGGAGTTGAAGGAGCTCGGGCGGCGGGCGGGCCTTGCCATTCTGGGCCTCACCAAGGGCGAGGCGATTGCGCCCGGTGAGCGGGGCATTGCCTGCCGGCTCGTCGTTCGTCAAAGCAGCGGCCGAAACTGAAGGCTAGGCCGTCCCGCTCTTGTGGTATGGGATCAAAGCGACTCTGGCCGCTTCGATCCGGTGTCCTGCGCGTCGGCTTGGCTCTACTGCCTCACGCTGCCTTGGATTTTTCCAGCGACGCGAACTGCTTCGACCAATCCGCATACCAGGCCTGGAACAGGGCAAACTGTTTTTCGACGTAATCGCGCTGGCTGTCCGACAGGCTGTCGGTCTCGTTGAAATGCAGCGTAAATTCGGGATTGCCGGTGAGAACGAGCATGTGCTTGTAATAGAGCACCAGATCCGGGCCTTCATCGAAGCAAGAGAGCACGCCGAGGGCGCTTTCGAGTTCCAGCGCATGGGCGCGGGCAACCGCATCGCCCCCTGCCGCCGCCTGGGCGAGCGCGACCAGATGCAGGATTTCCTTGGGCAGAACATTGCCGATGCCGGTGATGGCGCCGGACGCGCCGCAGTTTACGAACCCGTGGAACACAGCCGTATCGGCACCGACCATGAGCGTCACTTGATCGTCGCGGCTGGTGATGTTTTCCGAAGCGTAGCGCAGGTCTGAGGGGCCGCCGAATTC from Rhizobium rhododendri harbors:
- a CDS encoding LacI family DNA-binding transcriptional regulator, with protein sequence MTSLAHRRRTIRDVAKRAGVSISTVSNALNDTGRVNEETRLRVKQIAAEIGFRPSSLARGLLSKRTSTIGMLTNDTYGRLTLPMTAGVSEALVSQGVSVFLCATNNDPALAKLHLEALLDKHVDGIIFTATRLDVVPPVELLNLSIPVVYAFAKGPAGSLSFLPDDVQGARLAVDHLVGLSRRTIIHITGPEDYLAARLRARSYRDSYGAGAEVLFGDWTEEWGHAAIDMIFERDATPDAIFCGNDQIARGVIDALRDRGVRVPQDVAVVGFDNWEVIAEQTRPALTTIDMELKELGRRAGLAILGLTKGEAIAPGERGIACRLVVRQSSGRN